One Coccinella septempunctata chromosome 8, icCocSept1.1, whole genome shotgun sequence genomic window carries:
- the LOC123318722 gene encoding protein mago nashi, whose product MTADFYIRYYVGHKGKFGHEFLEFEFRPDGKLRYANNSNYKNDTMIRKEVYVHQCVMEELKRIIVDSEIMQEDDSLWPPPDRIGRQELEIVINDEHISFTTSKTGSLVDVSQSKDPEGLRCFYYLVQDLKCLVFSLIGLHFKIKPI is encoded by the coding sequence ATGACTGCCGATTTCTATATTCGGTATTATGTGGGCCACAAAGGTAAATTCGGCCACGAATTCTTGGAATTTGAATTCAGGCCTGATGGCAAGCTAAGGTACGCCAACAACTCAAATTACAAAAACGATACAATGATCCGTAAGGAGGTATACGTACACCAGTGCGTTATGGAAGAGCTGAAGAGGATAATAGTGGATTCAGAAATAATGCAAGAGGATGATTCTCTCTGGCCACCACCGGACAGGATTGGCCGTCAGGAATTGGAAATAGTGATCAACGATGAACATATATCATTCACAACCTCCAAAACTGGCTCGTTGGTAGACGTAAGCCAGTCGAAAGATCCTGAAGGATTGAGGTGTTTCTATTATTTGGTTCAAGATCTCAAATGTTTGGTATTCTCGTTGATTGGACTCCATTTTAAAATTAAGCCTATATAG